From one Bacillota bacterium genomic stretch:
- the ppdK gene encoding pyruvate, phosphate dikinase, whose translation MLERLVYRFEEGRASMRDLLGGKGASLAEMTHVGLPVPPGFTLTTEVCRLYNANGKVLPEGIPEAIESEMRVLEEKTGRRFGDAENPLLVSVRSGAPISMPGMMDTILNLGLHDGNVEGFARATGDRRFALDCYRRLIQMFGNVVMGVAHDAFEQVLERARAEQGASSDAELSAESLERVVAEYKAVVEREAGEPFPQDPHQQLLRAVRAVFDSWENERAKVYRRVNKIPDTLGTAVNVQAMVFGNTGDDSGTGVMFTRDPSTGEKVLYGEYLPNAQGEDVVAGIRTPLPIVRLEREAPAVYAELQRIADLLERHYKDMQDLEFTVEHGRVYMLQARAGKRSAAAAVRIAVDMVKEGLIDRETALLRVDAQQLIQLLHPSVDPSYSGGILAEGLAAAPGAATGEVVFSADEAERLGKQGRKVVLVRTETTPDDIHGIVEAQGVLTSHGGMTSHAAVVARGMGKPAVVGCEALEIHAQEGFFRVRGQEVHAGEVITVDGTSGRVFLGAVPLSTPGLSAEVQELLGWADEVRRLGVRANADTPVDAQRSRELGAEGIGLCRTEHMFMAQERLPVVQEMITAQSREERQAALDRLLPMQQQDFYEIFKAMDGQPVIVRLLDPPLHEFLPDEQVLGEEIARMKAEKADPQAIAHRERMLASTRALREFNPMLGFRGCRLGIVYPEINEMQARAIFQAQAQLLREGFHPVVEVMIPLVGLQGEMRAMDDLVRRVARQVMEEQGMELDFHVGTMIEVPRACLIADELAEIAEFFSFGTNDLTQTTFGYSRDDAEGKFLREYLEQKLLPEDPFVSIDERGVGELVRLGIERGRSRRPDLEVGICGEQGGDPATIDFCHRVGMDYVSCSPFRVPIARLAAAQAELRARDAARAAERAEVNQ comes from the coding sequence ATGCTCGAGCGGCTAGTCTACCGGTTCGAAGAGGGCAGGGCGTCCATGCGGGACCTCCTGGGCGGCAAGGGCGCTTCCTTGGCGGAGATGACCCACGTCGGCCTCCCCGTGCCGCCGGGGTTCACCCTGACCACCGAGGTCTGCCGCCTGTACAACGCCAACGGCAAGGTGCTCCCCGAGGGGATCCCGGAAGCGATCGAGAGCGAGATGCGGGTGCTGGAGGAGAAGACGGGCAGGCGCTTCGGCGACGCCGAGAACCCGCTTCTGGTCTCGGTCCGCTCCGGGGCCCCGATCTCGATGCCGGGCATGATGGACACGATCCTCAACCTGGGCCTCCACGACGGGAACGTGGAGGGCTTCGCCCGTGCCACCGGCGACCGCCGCTTCGCCCTCGACTGCTACCGGCGGCTGATCCAGATGTTCGGGAACGTGGTCATGGGCGTCGCCCACGACGCCTTCGAGCAGGTGCTGGAGCGCGCCCGGGCCGAGCAGGGGGCCTCCAGCGACGCCGAGCTGAGCGCCGAGTCGCTGGAGCGGGTGGTGGCCGAGTACAAGGCGGTGGTGGAGCGGGAGGCGGGCGAGCCCTTCCCGCAGGACCCGCACCAGCAGCTGCTGCGCGCGGTCCGCGCCGTCTTCGACTCCTGGGAGAACGAGCGCGCCAAGGTCTACCGGCGCGTCAACAAGATCCCGGACACCCTGGGCACCGCCGTCAACGTCCAGGCCATGGTCTTCGGCAACACGGGCGACGACTCCGGCACCGGCGTCATGTTCACCCGCGACCCCTCCACCGGCGAGAAGGTGCTCTACGGCGAGTACCTCCCCAACGCCCAGGGCGAGGACGTGGTGGCGGGCATCCGGACCCCGCTGCCCATCGTCCGCCTGGAGCGGGAGGCGCCGGCCGTCTACGCCGAGCTGCAGCGCATCGCCGACCTGCTGGAGCGCCACTACAAGGACATGCAGGACCTGGAGTTCACGGTGGAGCACGGCAGGGTCTACATGCTCCAGGCCCGCGCCGGCAAGCGCAGCGCGGCGGCCGCGGTGCGCATCGCCGTCGACATGGTCAAGGAAGGGCTGATCGACCGGGAGACCGCCCTCCTCCGCGTCGACGCGCAGCAGCTGATCCAGCTCCTCCATCCCAGCGTCGACCCCTCCTACAGCGGCGGGATCCTGGCGGAAGGGCTGGCGGCGGCGCCCGGGGCGGCCACCGGCGAGGTGGTCTTCAGCGCCGACGAGGCCGAGCGGCTGGGGAAGCAGGGGCGGAAGGTGGTCCTGGTCCGGACCGAGACGACGCCCGACGACATCCACGGCATCGTCGAGGCGCAGGGCGTCCTCACCAGCCACGGCGGGATGACGTCCCACGCCGCCGTCGTCGCCCGCGGCATGGGCAAGCCGGCGGTGGTCGGCTGCGAGGCGCTGGAGATCCACGCGCAGGAAGGCTTCTTCCGCGTCCGCGGCCAGGAGGTCCACGCCGGCGAGGTGATCACCGTCGACGGCACCTCCGGCCGCGTCTTCCTGGGCGCGGTGCCGCTGAGCACGCCCGGGCTGAGCGCCGAGGTGCAGGAGCTGCTGGGCTGGGCGGACGAGGTGCGGCGGCTGGGCGTCCGCGCCAACGCCGACACGCCGGTGGACGCGCAGCGCTCGCGCGAGCTGGGCGCCGAGGGGATCGGCCTCTGCCGGACCGAGCACATGTTCATGGCCCAGGAGCGGCTCCCCGTCGTCCAGGAGATGATCACCGCCCAGAGCCGCGAGGAGCGGCAGGCGGCGCTGGACCGGCTGCTGCCCATGCAGCAGCAGGACTTCTACGAGATCTTCAAGGCGATGGACGGGCAGCCGGTGATCGTCCGCCTGCTCGACCCGCCGCTCCACGAGTTCCTTCCGGACGAGCAGGTCCTGGGCGAGGAGATCGCCCGGATGAAGGCCGAGAAGGCCGACCCGCAGGCGATCGCCCACAGGGAGAGGATGCTCGCCTCCACCCGGGCGCTGCGCGAGTTCAACCCGATGCTCGGCTTCCGCGGCTGCCGCCTGGGCATCGTCTACCCGGAGATCAACGAGATGCAGGCGCGGGCCATCTTCCAGGCGCAGGCCCAGCTTCTCCGGGAAGGCTTCCACCCCGTGGTCGAGGTGATGATCCCGCTGGTGGGCCTGCAGGGCGAGATGCGCGCCATGGACGACCTGGTCCGCCGGGTGGCGCGCCAGGTGATGGAGGAGCAGGGGATGGAGCTGGACTTCCACGTCGGCACCATGATCGAGGTGCCGCGCGCCTGCCTGATCGCCGACGAGCTGGCGGAGATCGCGGAGTTCTTCTCCTTCGGCACCAACGACCTGACCCAGACCACCTTCGGGTACAGCCGGGACGACGCGGAGGGGAAGTTCCTGCGCGAGTACCTGGAGCAGAAGCTCCTGCCCGAGGATCCCTTCGTCTCCATCGACGAGCGGGGGGTCGGCGAGCTGGTCCGCCTCGGCATCGAGCGGGGACGCTCGCGCCGGCCCGACCTGGAGGTGGGCATCTGCGGCGAGCAGGGCGGTGATCCGGCCACCATCGACTTCTGCCACCGGGTGGGGATGGATTACGTCAGCTGCTCGCCCTTCCGGGTTCCCATCGCCCGGCTGGCGGCCGCCCAGGCGGAGCTGCGCGCCCGCGACGCGGCCAGGGCGGCGGAGCGCGCCGAGGTCAACCAGTAG
- a CDS encoding pyruvate, water dikinase regulatory protein has product MSAIASGESEQAGRGRFTIFVVSDSLGETAEVVARAAASQFEHGRIRIHRIPHVDSAEAVRSAVRQASGDHSILLYTIISPEMRRLMVHEAKAAGIPTIDLLGPVLTLIQRVTRLTPRLQVGLLHRLDQEYFQRVEAIEFAVKYDDGRDPRGFHLADVVLLGVSRTSKTPVCMVLANHRVKAANLPLVPEVELPREIFEVPRSKLIGLTIHAEQLQEIRRERLRAIGLDPSAPYGDLRRIVEELEYAEQVFRRLGCRVIDVSNRAVEETASRVLQMLGKEDA; this is encoded by the coding sequence GTGTCGGCGATCGCGTCGGGGGAGAGCGAGCAAGCCGGGAGAGGTCGCTTCACCATCTTCGTGGTCTCCGACTCGCTCGGCGAGACCGCCGAGGTGGTGGCGCGCGCGGCCGCCAGCCAGTTCGAGCACGGTCGGATCCGGATCCACCGGATCCCCCACGTGGACAGCGCCGAGGCGGTCCGGAGCGCGGTCCGGCAGGCTTCGGGCGACCACTCGATCCTGCTCTACACCATCATCTCGCCGGAGATGCGCCGGCTGATGGTCCACGAAGCCAAGGCCGCCGGGATCCCGACCATCGACCTCCTCGGACCGGTGCTGACGCTGATCCAGCGGGTGACGCGGCTGACGCCCAGGCTTCAGGTGGGCCTCCTGCACCGGCTGGATCAGGAGTACTTCCAGCGCGTCGAGGCCATCGAGTTCGCCGTGAAGTACGACGACGGCCGCGACCCCCGCGGCTTCCACCTGGCGGACGTGGTCCTGCTGGGCGTCTCCCGCACGTCGAAGACCCCCGTCTGCATGGTCCTTGCCAATCACCGGGTCAAGGCGGCCAACCTGCCGCTGGTGCCGGAGGTGGAGTTGCCCCGCGAGATCTTCGAGGTGCCTCGCTCCAAGTTGATCGGTCTCACCATCCACGCCGAGCAGCTCCAGGAGATCCGGCGCGAGCGGCTCCGCGCCATCGGCCTGGATCCGTCGGCGCCGTACGGCGATCTGCGCCGCATCGTGGAGGAGCTGGAGTACGCGGAACAGGTCTTCCGCCGCCTGGGCTGCCGCGTGATCGACGTCAGCAACCGGGCGGTGGAGGAGACGGCCAGCCGAGTCTTGCAGATGCTGGGGAAGGAGGACGCGTGA
- the glyS gene encoding glycine--tRNA ligase subunit beta: protein MSDFLLEIGVEELPAAYVLPGVGQLGRLLRQALAGARIEAEEPERWATPRRLAVRFRNLPERQPDREWEVRGPAASVAFDAQGRPTRAGEGFARSQGVPVEALEVRETEQGAYVFARRRETGLPTAQLLARLVPEAVASIDWPRSMRWGSGSFRFARPIRWCVALLGESVVPLELDGVRSGRESRGLRVHHPEPVVFASAADYPGPLEAAGVLADPEERRSRLLEAARQAAHAAGGTLVEEAELVDEVTQLVEWPSIVLGRFDPAFLEVPEEVLITTLRHHQRCFPVRGAHERLLPLFIAVRNGGGEGAEQVRHGNEKVVRARLSDAAFFWREDLEQPLEAMVERLRGVHFHEGLGSLYDKTGRVRRLVGWLAETLGMSAEVRRRAERAAWLAKADLVSRMVYEFPELQGIMGGHYAARGGEPAGVAQAIREQYLPAQAGDPLPASVEGRLLAVADRLDTLAGLFAAGEQPSGSQDPLGLRRQASGLIAILLEAGWPVGIEEALEQALALEPPELTEEERGRVRERLLDFLAARIRVQMTEEGLEHDVIDAVLAGRLGVLPDLWRRARAVAALAGDGALAADVLTVFRRAANLAREESGGERRPSRELLVEPEERLLYDALEVTEPRLQEAVAAADYSGYFRLLASLRSALDPFLDKVLVMAEDPALRANRLALLGWVKRLAALVADLGRLSGERGQAGPSRQEPPAVKRTS, encoded by the coding sequence ATGAGCGACTTCCTCCTGGAGATCGGTGTGGAGGAGCTGCCGGCTGCCTACGTCCTCCCCGGCGTGGGGCAGCTGGGCCGTCTCCTGCGGCAGGCGCTGGCCGGGGCGCGGATCGAGGCGGAGGAGCCGGAGCGCTGGGCGACGCCCCGCCGGCTGGCGGTGCGCTTCCGCAACCTGCCCGAGCGGCAGCCCGACCGGGAGTGGGAGGTGCGCGGCCCGGCCGCCTCCGTCGCCTTCGACGCCCAGGGGAGGCCGACCCGGGCCGGCGAAGGGTTCGCCCGCTCCCAGGGCGTCCCCGTGGAGGCGCTGGAGGTGCGGGAGACGGAGCAGGGCGCCTACGTCTTCGCGCGCCGCCGGGAGACGGGGTTGCCCACCGCCCAGCTCCTCGCCCGGCTGGTCCCCGAGGCGGTGGCCTCGATCGACTGGCCGCGGAGCATGCGCTGGGGAAGCGGCTCCTTCCGCTTCGCCCGGCCGATCCGCTGGTGCGTCGCGCTCCTGGGGGAGTCGGTGGTGCCGCTGGAGCTGGACGGGGTGCGGAGCGGGCGCGAGAGCCGCGGGCTCCGCGTCCACCACCCCGAGCCGGTGGTCTTCGCCTCGGCCGCCGACTACCCCGGGCCCCTGGAGGCCGCCGGCGTGCTGGCCGACCCCGAGGAGCGCCGGAGCCGGCTCCTGGAGGCGGCGCGCCAGGCCGCCCACGCCGCCGGGGGGACGCTGGTGGAGGAGGCCGAGCTGGTGGACGAGGTGACCCAGCTGGTGGAGTGGCCCAGCATCGTCCTCGGCCGCTTCGACCCCGCCTTTCTCGAGGTGCCGGAGGAGGTCCTGATCACCACGCTCCGCCACCACCAGCGCTGCTTCCCCGTGCGCGGCGCGCACGAGCGGCTGCTCCCGCTCTTCATCGCCGTCCGGAACGGCGGGGGCGAGGGGGCCGAGCAGGTCCGCCACGGGAACGAGAAGGTGGTGCGGGCCCGCCTCTCGGACGCCGCCTTCTTCTGGCGGGAGGACCTGGAGCAGCCGCTGGAGGCGATGGTGGAGCGGCTGCGCGGCGTCCACTTCCACGAGGGCCTCGGCAGCCTCTACGACAAGACCGGGCGCGTGCGGCGGCTGGTGGGCTGGCTGGCGGAGACGCTGGGCATGAGCGCCGAGGTGCGCCGCCGGGCCGAGCGCGCCGCCTGGCTGGCCAAGGCCGACCTGGTCAGCCGCATGGTCTACGAGTTCCCCGAACTGCAGGGGATCATGGGCGGGCACTACGCGGCGCGGGGCGGCGAGCCGGCCGGGGTGGCGCAGGCGATCCGCGAGCAGTACCTGCCGGCGCAGGCGGGCGACCCGCTGCCGGCCTCGGTGGAGGGCCGGCTGCTGGCGGTGGCCGACCGGCTGGACACGCTCGCCGGCCTCTTCGCCGCCGGCGAGCAGCCGAGCGGCTCCCAGGACCCCCTCGGCCTGCGCCGGCAGGCGTCCGGCCTGATCGCCATCCTCCTGGAGGCGGGCTGGCCCGTGGGGATCGAGGAGGCGCTGGAGCAGGCGCTGGCGTTGGAGCCGCCGGAGCTCACCGAGGAGGAGCGGGGGAGGGTCCGGGAGCGGCTCCTGGACTTCCTGGCGGCGCGGATCCGCGTGCAGATGACGGAGGAAGGGCTGGAGCACGACGTGATCGACGCCGTGCTGGCCGGCCGCCTGGGCGTCCTCCCGGACCTCTGGCGGAGGGCGCGGGCGGTGGCCGCCCTGGCCGGCGACGGGGCGCTGGCGGCCGACGTGCTCACCGTCTTCCGGCGGGCGGCCAACCTGGCCAGGGAGGAGTCCGGCGGCGAGCGGCGGCCGAGCCGCGAGCTGCTGGTGGAACCCGAGGAGCGCCTCCTCTACGACGCGCTGGAGGTGACCGAGCCGCGGCTCCAGGAAGCGGTCGCCGCCGCCGACTACAGCGGCTACTTCCGGCTCCTGGCCAGCCTCCGCTCGGCCCTCGACCCCTTCCTGGACAAGGTGCTGGTGATGGCGGAGGATCCCGCCCTGCGCGCCAACCGGCTGGCGCTGCTCGGATGGGTGAAGCGCCTCGCCGCGCTGGTGGCCGACCTGGGGCGGCTCTCCGGCGAGCGCGGCCAAGCCGGCCCTTCCCGGCAGGAACCCCCGGCGGTGAAACGAACTTCCTGA
- the glyQ gene encoding glycine--tRNA ligase subunit alpha gives MTVPLHFQEVILRLHQYWARQGCVLFEPYDVEKGAGTMNPATFFRVLGPEPWRVAYVEPSRRPVDGRYGENPNRLYQHWQYQVILKPSPDDVQELYLGSLEALGLDLRHHDIRFVEDNWEAPTLGAWGLGWEVWLDGMEITQFTYFQQVGGLETHPVSAEITYGLERLTSYIQDVDNVFDIAWAPGISYGEVFRESEVEQSRYSFELADAETLFRLFDAYEREARRLLEAELPVPAYDYILKCSHTFNLLDARNAISVSERATTILRIRDLARKAARAWLAVREARGYPLLAGGAPEATAGEGARA, from the coding sequence TTGACCGTCCCGCTCCATTTCCAGGAGGTGATCCTCCGCCTCCACCAGTACTGGGCCCGCCAAGGCTGCGTCCTCTTCGAGCCCTACGACGTCGAGAAGGGCGCCGGCACCATGAACCCGGCGACCTTCTTTCGCGTGCTCGGCCCCGAGCCGTGGCGCGTCGCCTACGTGGAGCCCTCGCGGCGGCCGGTGGACGGGCGTTACGGCGAGAACCCCAACCGGCTCTACCAGCACTGGCAGTACCAGGTGATCCTCAAGCCCTCGCCCGACGACGTCCAGGAGCTCTACCTGGGCAGTCTGGAGGCGCTGGGCCTCGACCTCCGTCACCATGACATCCGCTTCGTCGAGGACAACTGGGAGGCGCCGACGCTGGGCGCCTGGGGCCTGGGCTGGGAGGTCTGGCTGGACGGGATGGAGATCACCCAGTTCACCTACTTCCAGCAGGTGGGCGGCCTGGAGACCCACCCGGTCTCGGCGGAGATCACCTACGGGCTGGAGCGGCTGACCAGCTACATCCAGGACGTGGACAACGTCTTCGACATCGCCTGGGCGCCGGGGATCAGCTACGGCGAGGTCTTCCGCGAGTCGGAGGTGGAGCAGTCGCGCTACAGCTTCGAGCTGGCGGACGCGGAGACGCTCTTCCGCCTCTTCGACGCCTACGAGCGGGAGGCCCGGCGCCTCCTGGAGGCGGAGCTGCCGGTCCCGGCCTACGACTACATCCTCAAGTGCTCCCACACCTTCAACCTGCTGGACGCCCGGAACGCCATCAGCGTCTCCGAGCGGGCGACCACCATCCTGCGCATCCGCGACCTGGCCCGGAAGGCGGCGCGCGCCTGGCTGGCCGTGCGCGAGGCGAGGGGCTACCCGCTCCTGGCCGGCGGCGCCCCGGAGGCCACGGCCGGGGAAGGGGCCCGGGCATGA
- a CDS encoding DUF4342 domain-containing protein, translated as MADEERQGGIGPELDERELLRRIDLLRERTGVSYRRAREVLEATGGDVIEALVELEQAEPVLRERIQTAGSELLGRLRELIQQGNVTHLRIRQGDRTLLSLPVTAGAVGALVWPVAAGYLAAAGILAEAAGLVEIEIVRREPTTR; from the coding sequence ATGGCGGATGAAGAGCGGCAGGGCGGGATCGGCCCGGAGCTGGACGAGCGGGAGCTCCTGCGGCGGATCGACCTGTTGCGCGAGCGGACGGGCGTCTCCTACCGGCGCGCCCGCGAGGTGCTGGAGGCGACGGGCGGCGACGTGATCGAGGCGCTGGTGGAGCTGGAGCAGGCGGAGCCCGTCCTCCGCGAGCGGATCCAGACGGCCGGCTCGGAGCTGCTCGGGCGCCTGCGCGAGCTGATCCAGCAGGGGAACGTCACCCACCTCCGGATCCGCCAGGGCGACCGGACGCTCCTCTCCCTGCCGGTGACCGCCGGGGCGGTGGGTGCGCTCGTCTGGCCCGTGGCGGCCGGCTACCTGGCGGCCGCCGGCATCCTGGCCGAGGCGGCAGGGCTGGTGGAGATCGAGATCGTGCGAAGGGAGCCGACGACGCGTTGA
- the recO gene encoding DNA repair protein RecO codes for MPFYKTEALVLRSSEMGEADRRLDLLSPEFGPIRAVARGARKVPSRLGGRLQPFARVQLLLWRGRTFDGISQAEVIRSFHELREHLESFAYASVAAEAALALTRPDADAPRRYRLLLYAFDRLAGGGRPETVLAYFLAQLLRIEGFEPSWSSCVRCGRPVTGARRFAPAEGGVLCGECSLRSGQGEPLPEAVARLAEELGRLGPRSAEALPVDPQTAGEALRALARTLSAILDRSMKSMELLDIIRHDAKGSAGHGG; via the coding sequence ATGCCGTTCTACAAGACCGAGGCGCTGGTGTTGCGCTCCTCGGAGATGGGGGAGGCCGACCGGAGGCTCGACCTGCTCAGCCCTGAGTTCGGTCCGATCCGGGCGGTGGCGCGGGGGGCGAGGAAGGTGCCGAGCCGGCTCGGCGGCCGTCTCCAGCCCTTCGCCCGCGTGCAGCTCCTGCTCTGGCGGGGGCGGACCTTCGACGGGATCAGCCAGGCCGAGGTGATCCGCTCCTTCCACGAGCTGCGGGAACACCTGGAGAGCTTCGCCTACGCCTCCGTGGCGGCGGAGGCGGCGCTCGCCCTGACCCGCCCCGACGCGGACGCGCCCCGCCGTTACCGCCTTCTCCTCTACGCCTTCGACCGGCTGGCCGGCGGCGGGCGACCGGAGACGGTGCTGGCCTACTTCCTCGCCCAGCTCCTGCGCATCGAGGGCTTCGAGCCGTCCTGGTCGAGCTGCGTCCGCTGCGGGCGCCCCGTCACGGGCGCGCGCCGCTTCGCGCCGGCCGAGGGGGGCGTCCTCTGCGGCGAGTGCAGCCTCCGCTCCGGCCAGGGCGAGCCGCTGCCGGAGGCGGTCGCGCGGCTGGCCGAGGAGCTGGGACGCCTCGGCCCGCGGAGCGCCGAGGCGCTGCCCGTCGACCCGCAGACGGCCGGGGAGGCCCTGCGGGCGCTGGCCCGGACGCTCTCCGCCATCCTGGACCGTTCCATGAAGTCGATGGAGCTGCTGGATATAATCAGACACGATGCGAAGGGGAGTGCTGGCCATGGCGGATGA
- the era gene encoding GTPase Era: MSYRSGFAVLAGRPNVGKSTLLNALLGTKVSIVSSKPQTTRHRIAGVLHHPGGQVVFLDTPGLHRPQSRLGEYMERVAEGALEGVELVLHVVAADREPREAERKAAERIARAEAPLHLVVNKIDLVDAATLERREEAYASLAPYARRWRVSALTGAGLPELREGVLAAMPEGPAYFPEGERTDQPEERVMAELIREQVFELTREEIPYSTAVTVEALEPRPQGRLYVGATIWVERDSQKGIVIGQRGRMLREIGSRARQQIEALFGTPIYLDLYVKVKEDWRDHPGRLRSLGYADENGRS, from the coding sequence ATGAGCTACCGGTCGGGCTTCGCCGTCCTGGCCGGACGGCCCAACGTCGGCAAGTCGACGCTGCTCAACGCGCTCCTGGGGACCAAGGTCTCCATCGTCTCGTCCAAGCCGCAGACGACGCGCCACCGGATCGCCGGCGTCCTCCACCACCCCGGCGGGCAGGTGGTCTTCCTGGACACGCCCGGCCTCCACCGGCCGCAGAGCCGGCTGGGCGAGTACATGGAGCGCGTGGCCGAAGGGGCGCTGGAGGGCGTCGAGCTGGTGCTCCACGTGGTGGCCGCCGACCGCGAGCCCCGGGAGGCGGAGCGGAAGGCGGCCGAGCGGATCGCCCGGGCCGAGGCGCCCCTCCACCTGGTGGTCAACAAGATCGACCTGGTCGACGCGGCGACGCTGGAGCGGCGCGAGGAAGCCTACGCCTCCCTGGCGCCCTACGCGCGGCGCTGGCGCGTCTCCGCGCTGACCGGCGCGGGGCTGCCCGAACTGCGCGAGGGCGTCCTGGCCGCCATGCCCGAGGGACCGGCCTACTTCCCCGAGGGCGAGCGGACGGACCAGCCGGAGGAGCGGGTGATGGCCGAGCTGATCCGCGAACAGGTGTTCGAGCTGACCCGGGAAGAGATCCCGTACTCCACCGCCGTCACCGTCGAGGCGCTGGAGCCGCGGCCCCAGGGCCGCCTCTACGTGGGGGCGACGATCTGGGTCGAGCGCGACTCCCAGAAAGGGATCGTCATCGGCCAGCGCGGGCGCATGCTGCGCGAGATCGGCAGCCGGGCGCGGCAGCAGATCGAGGCGCTCTTCGGCACCCCGATCTACCTCGACCTCTACGTCAAGGTGAAGGAGGACTGGCGCGACCACCCGGGCCGGCTCCGCTCGCTGGGTTACGCCGACGAGAACGGGAGGTCGTGA
- a CDS encoding diacylglycerol kinase family protein, which yields MKPPGRPVRRPPLRARSRLDSFRYAFRGLANAWRTEPNFRIDVVAAYLALAAGWWLEVGGTRLAVVAVAIALVLAGELFNTAVEEAVDLAMPRLHPKAGRAKDVSAGAVLVMAAGALAVALGVLLPAALEPGWVVRRLLESGWREGLVLAGALVLAALAWAGGPRGGRGGHGASGGRGVR from the coding sequence ATGAAGCCGCCGGGCCGGCCCGTGAGGCGCCCGCCGCTGCGGGCGCGGAGCCGGCTGGACTCCTTCCGCTACGCGTTCCGCGGCCTGGCCAACGCCTGGCGGACCGAGCCCAACTTCCGCATCGACGTGGTCGCCGCCTACCTCGCCCTGGCCGCCGGCTGGTGGCTGGAGGTGGGCGGCACCCGGCTGGCGGTGGTCGCGGTGGCCATCGCGCTGGTCCTGGCCGGGGAACTCTTCAACACGGCGGTGGAGGAAGCGGTCGACCTGGCGATGCCCCGCCTCCACCCCAAGGCGGGGCGCGCCAAGGACGTCTCCGCCGGCGCGGTCCTGGTGATGGCGGCGGGGGCGCTGGCGGTGGCGCTGGGTGTCCTGCTCCCGGCCGCGCTGGAGCCGGGGTGGGTCGTCCGGCGTCTGCTGGAGAGCGGCTGGCGGGAGGGGCTGGTCCTGGCGGGCGCGCTCGTCCTGGCCGCTCTGGCCTGGGCGGGCGGGCCGCGCGGGGGTCGCGGAGGGCATGGAGCGAGCGGGGGGCGCGGGGTGCGATGA
- the ybeY gene encoding rRNA maturation RNase YbeY — protein sequence MTVRVRVELPSDEGIDPALEGLLERVGQRALERAGVGAGELDVTVTGDEEVRRLNRLHRGVDRPTDVLSFPQYEPEEIRRLAGSAAPRAREAPPLLLGDVVVSLPTARRQAGEYGHSLEREMAFLVVHGTLHVLGWDHQEPEEEERMMAETEAVLAEFGLRREAGG from the coding sequence GTGACCGTCCGGGTGAGGGTGGAGCTGCCCAGCGACGAGGGCATCGATCCGGCGCTTGAAGGGCTCCTGGAGCGGGTCGGCCAGCGGGCGCTGGAGCGTGCGGGGGTGGGCGCGGGTGAGCTGGACGTGACGGTGACGGGCGACGAGGAGGTCCGGCGCCTCAACCGCCTCCACCGGGGCGTCGACCGGCCCACCGACGTCCTCTCCTTCCCCCAGTACGAGCCCGAGGAGATCCGTCGCCTGGCCGGATCGGCCGCCCCGCGCGCCCGCGAGGCGCCGCCGCTCCTCCTGGGCGACGTGGTGGTCAGCCTCCCCACGGCGCGCCGCCAGGCGGGCGAGTACGGGCACTCGCTGGAACGGGAGATGGCCTTCCTGGTCGTCCACGGCACGCTCCACGTGCTCGGCTGGGACCACCAGGAGCCGGAGGAAGAGGAGCGGATGATGGCCGAGACGGAAGCGGTCCTGGCCGAGTTCGGCCTCCGGCGGGAGGCCGGGGGATGA